The genomic stretch AAGTTATCGATATAGGACACCTCATAAGAACCCGGTGCATAATCCGTTGAGGTATAGAGTGCTTGGGAACCCAGAGGATTGATTTCGGGAAGGGGAATATCCCATTCCCCGACCGGACCCGTCTCGGGTGGTTGAAGGTCTTTATATTTGTCCTCTTCGCTGAGGGTCTTGACAGCTGCTTCGCTACTGCACCCCATCGAGCTTCCTAACACTAATAATAGGCTTAAAAGCACAGCTATTACTTTTCGAAAAGACATCAAATCACCAACTTTCAAATCCTGTTGGGTGAATCGTTATTTTGCCCATGCTTCTAAGCGGAAGTCGGCTTGCCCGTCATAAAACTGGACGAACTGAAGCATCAAATCACAGGTTACACCCTCAATATTGATCTCCTTGGTGGCCATATCACCGCCACCTTCCCAGCCATTGTCCACTTGTTTTTGCACATAGGCTAAGCAATCTTCTTCGGTGAGATCCACAAGGGTGAAGCCAGCGGAATAGTAATTGCCGCTCGCCTTCTCAGCATCGGATAGCTCGACCGCATCGACATCACCATCGAGGGTTCCTTTATCGGGGGCAAGAAGATCCCCAGGGAGGGAGGGCCACTTCGAGGTCCCTGCATCTGAGACAATCATTTGCAGGGTATCTGTGGAATTAAACTGGAAGCGGAGGGCGAGGGTACCGAGTCGGGCCCGGTCTCCATCGGAAAGGGTATAACCGTTTCCTTCGAGCAAGTTAAAGTATTCCTTTAATTCGTCCTTATTCGTAGGGGAAATGAGGATGACATATTCTCCATCCCCATAGTCTCCTGAGTTCTTGACCTCCCCATAGGGATACTCGGGGACTTTATCTGAGATTTTGCCCGTGGGCCAGCCTGGTGTTGCTAAAGCTGACAGGACATCCTCGAGATCTTCGCCAGCTTTTTCCAATTCATCTTGAGGGGAAGTTTCCTGGGCTTGGCCGGTAGTGCTGCTGGAGTCCTTTGGGGTGGTTTGTTCTTTCTCACCACAACCGGGTATGAAAGCGAAAATTAAGAGAATTGTACAGAGCGGAATAAGATAGTTCTTCCTGGTTTTCTTCATGGTTTTCTTCATGGTTATCTCCTTTCATTACTTTTCGTTTTTCCCTGCGGTTATGCTTACCTCTTCCGTGTCTACCATATAGGTGAGTTGAAAGGCAATATCTTTGGCATTGGAGGCCATATAAGTTTTAGTTGAATTGTCTGAGTAGTTCATCTCATTTTGATTGAAGCCGGCGTCCTTAACTTTCTCCACATACTTTTCGAATTCCCCAGCCTTGACGCCTTCGATGATAATCATGCACATGGCATCAGAGTTGGCTACATAGGTTACCTTTCCATTAAGCTTGGGAATATCCTCACCTAGCTTATCGCTGGGCCATTCATTCCCTCCAAAGGAGACGACGGAGCCATCTTCTGTTTTTATGGTGGCCTTTTCCCCATCGAGATCGACTTTACCGCCTGTAGCTCCTTCCAATATTTTCTCGCTGACCTTCTCTGCCGCGGCTTCAGATGGGCTTTTGCACCCTGTTAAAGTGAAAACCAAAAAGAGAGCAAAGCAAAAGATTAGAGTTTTTTTCATAAAGAAAACCTCCTTGTACTAAGATAGCTATTTAATAAGGTTGAATTTCCCAATGAGGGGCAAGCGTTTTACTTTACCTTGCAAACCATTGACAAGACCTAGAATAGCCAAGGCGAGAATGGCTAGAGTAAAGATGGGAAGCAGTATCCACCCGATCACAGGGATAACGCTAAGAATAACTGTCCCGGCAACGCTCGTAATCAAAAGTAAAAGCCCCTGATTGGCGTGAAATTTCCCGAAGGAGGAATCAGGGCAAACAATAAGAGGAAGGAAGAAGAGGATATAAGCCAGTCCAGCCATGGTTTTCCCTTTTTCAATGTCTGCGGGATCAAATTCTTCTAGGGTTAGGTTTAAATTTTTGTTTTCACTCATGATCCATCGCTCCTTACATTTATTCGCCTAGATTTTGTTGTTCGTAATCTTGAGGTATCTCAAAAAGGTCGGCAGGAATCTTTTTACTCAGCTCCAGAACTTCCATGGCGATATTCATGTCTTCATAACTCGACTCGATTCCGACGAGCTTTTTGCCGTCGAAGAAGTATTTAGTAGTTCCGCCATCTGCGGAGTATTCTTCATAATGGAAGGTTTCACCCAGAAAATCTCCTTTACCCTCGCCCACATAGGCTAAACCGGCGTAGTCGATCTCTTCTTCTTGTTCGTAATCGTCAGAGTTTATAATCATGATGATCTTCTCAACGGGGTCGATCATATAAACCTTATTGTCCTTGATGATCATACGGCTTTCCACTCCGTTAACAAGGGTTCTTGTAGCAAGGTCATCACCCATGTAGGCCATCTCCGTTTCGATGCTTTCCCCGTCGGTCGTCATACGGTATTTCATAAAATACTTGTCACTTGCCATCATATCGGTATAGGTCTTAGCCAATCGATCCCCAATTTCATCGGATAGAGAGCTAGGTTCATCGACGGTTTCCTTTGGGTCACTGGGTTCGGGTGTGTCGTTTCCCTCCGTCACGGGCGGAGTTGCTGGTGGTGATGAATCCTGTTGGACCGCGCTTCCTTGGTCTGCGGGCTTTGTCGCGTCTTGACTGCCACCGCAGCCACTGAGGATCAGGCAAAGGACGAGGGATAGGGTGAGCAACCAAGAGAATGTTTTCCTTTTCATGTGTTTACCCCTTTCAGATGAATTGGATAGACTTTTTGCATCTTACCTCCTGATGCCCCTTGGGCATATGACAGGAGAAAAGTTAACCCTGAACCTATTGTGAGGGAAATATTTTTGGCTGTAATCACCCCCCGCAGTGAATAGTGGTAAGAAGGGGTGATTGTTAGGGGTGATTTTAGGGGTGATTTTTCTAAAATAAGTGTTTTAATCCAGTCCCATATCTGATACAAATGAGGTAGGAGTACATTGAGAAGAAATGGGGGCGATGAATGATGCAAATGCAAGGGAAAAGGAGAAGGTACTTTCAAACTGGATTGGTTTGCGCATTAAGCTTGATGTTGCTTGTAACAGGTTGTCAAAACACAAAAAAGCTGGATCCTCAGAATCCAGTCACTTTGACTATATGGCACAATTTTGGTGCCCAAATGAAAGCCACCATGGATGTCATGGTGGATGAATTCAACGCAACCGTCGGCGCAGAAGAAGGTATAGTGCTCAACGTAACCTCGATTTCCAGTTCGGCCGATCTCCATAATAAACTGACCATGGCGGCCAATGACGAGCCTGGGGCACCTGAGCTTCCTAACCTATCGACTGCTTACCCTAAAACAGCGCTTATTCTCGCTAAAAAGGATTTGCTCGTGGATATAGGAACCTTATTAACCAAGGA from Desulfitobacterium dichloroeliminans LMG P-21439 encodes the following:
- a CDS encoding DUF6591 domain-containing protein, whose translation is MKKTLIFCFALFLVFTLTGCKSPSEAAAEKVSEKILEGATGGKVDLDGEKATIKTEDGSVVSFGGNEWPSDKLGEDIPKLNGKVTYVANSDAMCMIIIEGVKAGEFEKYVEKVKDAGFNQNEMNYSDNSTKTYMASNAKDIAFQLTYMVDTEEVSITAGKNEK
- a CDS encoding DUF4870 domain-containing protein; translated protein: MSENKNLNLTLEEFDPADIEKGKTMAGLAYILFFLPLIVCPDSSFGKFHANQGLLLLITSVAGTVILSVIPVIGWILLPIFTLAILALAILGLVNGLQGKVKRLPLIGKFNLIK